In Massilia antarctica, the following are encoded in one genomic region:
- a CDS encoding radical SAM protein, whose protein sequence is MSRKIRPYLFYDTTTSVCSTCLHPVEVKIIFKGTDVFMDKWCSAHGAERVLVSDDVDYYRLCREVFVKHPEMPQTFNTPMQYGCPYDCGLCPDHMQHSCLSIVEITDNCNLNCPVCYAESGTHRELHKPFEDIIRMLDAVVANEGEADVMQLSGGEPTLHPRFWDILDAAKARPIKHVMVNTNGIVLAQDPAFAQRLATYAPGIEVYLQFDSLRAAVHKVLRGADLTRIRAQALVNLNAAGVSTTLVVTLKKGLNDDEIGAIIDFALTQPCVRGVTLQPIQDAGRVEQYDPRVHRLTVSEVRRKIAEQTSLFTLQDIVPVPCNPDTLAMAYALKTADQVVPLTRYLDPQTLVEGSSNTIVFERDETLKKSMKEQVFKLFSTNHSPESQANCLSELMCCLPLIDAPAGLRYDNVFRVLIVQFMDAYSLDVRALKKSCIHFALPDGKMIPFESYNLLYRGGEQLAEIRASIAQQTAQRKGARKVIPIGAQ, encoded by the coding sequence ATGAGCCGGAAAATCCGTCCCTATCTGTTTTACGACACCACCACCTCGGTATGTTCGACCTGCCTGCATCCGGTCGAGGTCAAGATCATCTTCAAGGGCACCGACGTCTTCATGGACAAGTGGTGCAGCGCGCACGGCGCCGAACGGGTGCTGGTCAGCGACGATGTCGATTACTACCGCCTGTGCCGCGAAGTCTTCGTCAAGCATCCGGAAATGCCGCAGACCTTCAACACGCCGATGCAGTACGGCTGCCCTTACGACTGCGGCCTGTGTCCGGACCACATGCAGCATTCCTGCCTGTCGATCGTCGAAATCACCGACAACTGCAACCTGAACTGCCCCGTGTGTTATGCCGAAAGCGGCACCCACCGCGAGCTGCACAAGCCGTTCGAGGACATCATCAGGATGCTCGACGCGGTCGTCGCCAACGAAGGGGAGGCGGATGTGATGCAGCTCTCGGGCGGCGAGCCCACCCTGCACCCGCGCTTCTGGGACATCCTCGACGCGGCCAAGGCGCGCCCGATCAAGCACGTGATGGTCAACACCAACGGCATCGTGCTGGCGCAGGACCCGGCCTTCGCCCAGCGCCTGGCTACCTATGCCCCCGGGATCGAGGTGTACCTGCAGTTCGATTCCCTGCGCGCCGCCGTGCACAAGGTGCTGCGCGGCGCCGACCTGACCCGCATCCGCGCGCAGGCGCTGGTCAACCTGAACGCGGCTGGTGTGTCGACCACCCTGGTGGTGACCTTGAAGAAGGGCTTGAACGACGATGAAATCGGCGCCATTATCGACTTTGCGCTGACCCAGCCCTGCGTGCGCGGCGTGACCTTGCAGCCGATCCAGGATGCCGGCCGGGTCGAGCAGTACGACCCGCGCGTGCACCGCCTGACGGTATCGGAAGTGCGCCGCAAGATCGCCGAACAGACGTCCCTGTTCACCTTGCAGGATATCGTTCCGGTGCCCTGCAATCCGGACACCCTGGCCATGGCGTATGCGCTCAAGACGGCCGACCAGGTGGTGCCGCTGACGCGCTACCTCGATCCGCAAACCCTGGTCGAAGGCAGCAGCAATACCATCGTCTTCGAGCGCGACGAGACGCTCAAAAAGAGCATGAAGGAGCAGGTCTTCAAACTGTTCTCGACCAACCACTCGCCCGAGTCGCAGGCCAACTGCCTGTCCGAGTTGATGTGCTGCCTGCCGCTGATCGACGCGCCCGCGGGTCTGCGCTACGACAATGTGTTCCGCGTGCTGATCGTGCAGTTCATGGATGCGTATTCGCTCGACGTGCGCGCGCTGAAAAAATCATGCATCCATTTCGCGCTGCCGGACGGGAAGATGATCCCGTTCGAGAGCTACAACCTGCTGTACCGCGGCGGCGAGCAACTGGCCGAGATCCGCGCCAGCATCGCGCAGCAGACCGCGCAGCGCAAAGGTGCGCGCAAGGTCATTCCGATCGGCGCGCAGTAA
- a CDS encoding VOC family protein has product MIDHLGFAVSDYEQSKIFFSKALAPLGITVILEVNDWAGLGKNGKPEFWLGKGGTVQGHLHVAFVADSREQVRQFYAAALDAGAKDNGAPGIRAQYHPDYYGAFVIGPDGHNIEAVCHQAEP; this is encoded by the coding sequence ATCATCGACCATCTTGGCTTTGCAGTAAGCGACTATGAACAGAGCAAAATTTTTTTCAGCAAGGCGCTCGCGCCGCTGGGAATTACCGTGATTCTCGAAGTAAACGACTGGGCGGGCTTGGGTAAGAACGGCAAGCCCGAGTTCTGGCTCGGCAAGGGCGGCACGGTCCAGGGCCATCTGCATGTGGCCTTCGTGGCCGACAGTCGCGAACAGGTACGCCAGTTTTACGCCGCCGCGCTCGACGCCGGCGCCAAGGATAACGGCGCGCCGGGCATCCGCGCGCAGTATCATCCGGACTATTACGGCGCCTTCGTCATCGGCCCCGATGGCCACAATATCGAAGCCGTATGCCACCAGGCCGAACCCTGA
- a CDS encoding DUF2147 domain-containing protein produces MKALTTATLIAAMLAMSPALALAQETASPVGLWKNIDDVTGKPKALIRISEHNGEIQGKLEKLFRPEGTDQNPKCTKCEGANKDQPILGLTFMSGLKKEGDEYTGGQILDPDNGKVYKSKLKVVDGGKKLNVRGYMGMPMFGRSQVWVREE; encoded by the coding sequence ATGAAAGCACTTACAACTGCCACCCTGATTGCCGCGATGCTGGCCATGTCGCCAGCCCTGGCACTGGCGCAGGAAACAGCGTCCCCGGTCGGCCTGTGGAAAAACATCGATGACGTGACTGGCAAGCCGAAGGCGCTGATCCGCATCAGCGAGCACAACGGCGAAATCCAGGGCAAGCTCGAAAAACTGTTCCGCCCCGAGGGCACCGACCAGAATCCCAAGTGCACCAAGTGCGAAGGCGCCAACAAGGACCAGCCGATCCTCGGCCTGACCTTCATGAGCGGCCTGAAAAAAGAAGGCGACGAGTATACCGGCGGCCAGATCCTCGACCCGGACAACGGCAAGGTCTACAAGAGCAAGCTCAAAGTCGTCGACGGCGGCAAGAAGCTCAACGTACGCGGCTACATGGGCATGCCGATGTTTGGCCGCTCCCAGGTCTGGGTGCGCGAAGAGTAA